A region of Bradyrhizobium sp. CCBAU 53351 DNA encodes the following proteins:
- a CDS encoding LysR family transcriptional regulator, with translation MIEFAQIRAFVAVADELHFGRAAKRLNMTQPPLSRHIQMLEQQLDVTLLERTSRSVELTVAGRAFLSEARGLLQQRENAVKAARQAALLAGGALTIGFVGATTYGYLPWLASCLRSELPHIEASFVELTSREQLEALKSGQIDFGLVRPLQTAETVRSACVFREELALALPLDHPLAGRRRPELEQLDGQPFIMYSSAGPYMNSLLTMAFGAAGIRPNVVQSMSQAQAILALVSTGLGLAIVPGETRNACFDNVVFRPIRFGRSIFAELHAIWRSDNRNPVLPRLRELAFRDEGSGVRRPLQLQP, from the coding sequence ATGATCGAATTTGCACAAATTCGTGCCTTTGTTGCGGTTGCCGACGAGCTTCATTTCGGGCGAGCGGCCAAGCGCCTCAACATGACTCAGCCGCCACTCAGCCGGCACATCCAGATGCTCGAGCAACAGCTCGATGTGACGCTGCTTGAGCGAACGAGCCGGTCGGTTGAGCTGACCGTCGCTGGAAGGGCGTTTCTCTCTGAAGCGCGAGGGCTGCTTCAGCAACGGGAGAATGCGGTGAAGGCTGCGCGACAAGCAGCCTTATTGGCTGGTGGTGCCCTGACGATCGGCTTCGTGGGTGCTACAACTTACGGGTATTTGCCTTGGCTTGCCTCGTGCTTGCGCAGCGAACTACCGCACATCGAAGCAAGCTTTGTCGAGCTGACCTCGCGCGAGCAGCTCGAAGCTCTCAAATCAGGGCAAATCGATTTCGGCTTGGTGCGCCCATTGCAGACGGCCGAGACGGTCAGAAGCGCATGCGTGTTCCGCGAGGAGCTGGCGCTCGCCCTGCCACTCGATCACCCGCTCGCGGGGCGGCGCCGGCCCGAGCTTGAGCAGCTCGATGGGCAACCCTTCATCATGTATTCGAGCGCTGGCCCCTACATGAACTCGCTGCTGACCATGGCGTTTGGAGCCGCCGGCATCCGGCCGAATGTCGTGCAGTCGATGAGCCAGGCACAAGCCATCCTCGCGCTGGTCAGCACGGGGTTGGGTCTTGCGATTGTTCCCGGAGAGACCCGCAATGCCTGCTTCGACAATGTCGTGTTTCGGCCTATCCGCTTTGGGCGCTCTATCTTTGCTGAATTGCACGCCATCTGGAGAAGTGACAATCGCAATCCTGTTTTACCGCGCCTGCGCGAGCTTGCCTTTCGGGACGAGGGCAGCGGTGTCCGCCGGCCCTTGCAGCTGCAGCCCTAG
- a CDS encoding mobile mystery protein B has translation MTETDLHAADDHATPLTPQEREDLIPTHITLRSELNELEQQNIATANRWAFGRRKVPTRESFLKSLHRRMFERVWRWAGKFRTTERNLGVAPHLIEISLHQVLDDARYWIENNTYPPDELAVRFHHRLVSVHPFPNGNGRWSRLAADLLIVQLGGRRFTWGAAGLQTAGTARRAYIAALQAADNHDFGPLIAFARS, from the coding sequence ATGACTGAGACTGATCTGCATGCCGCCGACGATCACGCGACACCGCTGACCCCTCAGGAGCGCGAAGATCTTATCCCAACGCACATTACCTTACGTAGCGAGTTGAACGAACTGGAGCAGCAGAACATCGCGACGGCAAACCGCTGGGCGTTTGGCCGCCGCAAGGTTCCGACGCGGGAAAGTTTTCTCAAGAGTTTGCATCGGCGCATGTTCGAACGCGTCTGGCGCTGGGCTGGAAAATTTCGAACGACGGAGCGCAATCTTGGTGTCGCGCCACATCTGATCGAAATTTCGCTGCATCAGGTGCTCGACGACGCAAGGTATTGGATTGAGAACAACACCTATCCACCGGACGAACTTGCGGTTCGCTTCCATCACCGCCTCGTATCCGTACATCCGTTCCCAAACGGCAACGGTCGCTGGTCACGATTGGCTGCTGACTTGTTGATCGTGCAGCTTGGGGGCCGGCGCTTTACATGGGGCGCCGCCGGCTTGCAGACAGCCGGCACCGCACGCAGGGCCTACATTGCAGCGCTTCAGGCTGCCGACAACCATGATTTCGGGCCCCTCATCGCTTTCGCGCGATCATAA
- a CDS encoding mandelate racemase/muconate lactonizing enzyme family protein, whose translation MQNTTRIIANPLAAGLAPGEATTDRIAWVKLSLVFLPLAAPISDAKVLTGRQKPLTEIAFLFAEIETEQGHSGIGYSYSKRAGGPGQFAHAKEIAGELIGEDPNDIARIWDKLVWAGASVGRSGLSTQAIAAFDIALWDLKAKRAKLPLAKLLGAHRDSVRCYNTSGGYLSMPIEEVKERVSMALEKGIGAIKLKVGQPDPMVDLARIEAVRKHIGDVPLAIDANQQWDRTTALRFGRIAEQFSLTWIEEPLDAYDYEGHAALAKELATPIATGEMLTSVDEHYELIRHNSVDFIQPDAPRVGGITPFLKILALADHKKLQLAPHYCMEIHLHLTAAYGREPWVEHFEWSEAMFNEKLHVVNGRMIVPNRPGLGFSLSDQARAWTRATHEAGKRP comes from the coding sequence ATGCAAAACACGACACGCATCATTGCCAATCCGCTAGCTGCGGGACTTGCGCCCGGCGAAGCCACCACCGATCGAATCGCATGGGTCAAGCTATCGCTGGTTTTCCTTCCACTTGCCGCACCGATCAGCGACGCGAAGGTGCTTACCGGCCGCCAAAAGCCGCTCACGGAGATCGCGTTCCTGTTCGCGGAGATCGAAACCGAGCAGGGCCATAGTGGCATCGGCTATAGCTATTCGAAGCGCGCGGGAGGGCCCGGGCAGTTCGCTCATGCCAAGGAAATTGCCGGTGAACTTATAGGTGAGGATCCCAATGACATCGCGCGCATCTGGGACAAGCTGGTCTGGGCCGGCGCTTCCGTCGGGCGTAGTGGACTGTCAACCCAGGCAATTGCCGCCTTTGACATTGCGTTGTGGGATCTCAAGGCCAAGCGAGCGAAGCTGCCGCTGGCCAAATTGCTCGGCGCCCACCGAGATTCGGTTCGCTGCTACAACACATCCGGCGGCTATCTCTCCATGCCCATCGAGGAGGTCAAGGAGCGCGTCTCGATGGCGCTCGAAAAGGGCATCGGCGCCATCAAGCTCAAAGTCGGCCAGCCCGACCCGATGGTTGATCTCGCCCGCATCGAGGCAGTGCGCAAACATATTGGCGACGTACCGCTGGCGATCGATGCCAATCAGCAATGGGACCGCACGACTGCACTGAGGTTTGGTCGCATTGCCGAGCAGTTCAGCCTGACCTGGATCGAAGAGCCGCTGGATGCTTACGATTACGAAGGGCATGCCGCGCTCGCCAAGGAGCTTGCAACCCCGATCGCCACGGGTGAGATGCTAACAAGCGTCGATGAACATTACGAGCTGATCCGGCACAATTCGGTCGACTTCATTCAGCCAGACGCCCCCCGCGTCGGGGGCATCACCCCCTTCCTGAAGATCCTCGCGCTTGCCGACCATAAGAAGCTGCAGCTCGCTCCCCATTACTGCATGGAGATCCACCTTCATCTGACGGCGGCTTACGGCCGCGAGCCCTGGGTCGAGCACTTCGAGTGGTCGGAAGCCATGTTCAACGAGAAACTCCATGTCGTGAATGGACGCATGATCGTGCCAAACCGACCGGGCCTCGGCTTCAGCCTCTCGGATCAGGCTCGGGCATGGACTCGCGCCACTCACGAAGCCGGAAAGCGGCCCTAA
- a CDS encoding LysR family transcriptional regulator, with the protein MELRQLRCFVAAAEQLHFGRAAQHLQMLPSAFGRHIKLLEEDLGTRLFARTTRAVSLTDDGALLLREARIILSKVSTVEAVLRGRSRSVGARNLKVGAIDSAAAGLMPQLLRDFRAKYPDVTVHLLEEKTFRLLPKVLSGALDLVFIRPPEKMDRRLECKTLLMETAVVALPRRHALARNECLSLSAIAHQPMIVPDRRSRPHSHDLTMKLFEDAGLTPRIAQLADEKQTIVNMVAAGLGLAVVPRWTSRMAVAGVRFVPLKLERFGAVGRLPLAASWLRGSRDPIRDTLLTVLEKRLRSYAKGA; encoded by the coding sequence ATGGAGCTGCGTCAATTGAGATGTTTCGTCGCCGCCGCCGAGCAGCTGCATTTTGGCCGCGCGGCCCAACACCTGCAGATGCTACCTTCCGCCTTCGGCCGCCACATCAAACTCTTGGAAGAGGATCTTGGTACGCGGCTGTTTGCAAGGACCACGCGAGCCGTCTCTTTGACCGACGACGGCGCGCTACTTCTTCGGGAGGCGCGCATCATTCTCTCAAAGGTCTCGACCGTGGAGGCCGTCTTGCGCGGTCGCTCGCGTTCGGTCGGAGCCCGGAATCTCAAGGTAGGCGCCATAGACAGTGCTGCGGCCGGGCTTATGCCGCAGCTGTTGCGAGACTTCCGCGCGAAATACCCCGACGTCACCGTTCATCTTCTGGAGGAAAAGACGTTCCGGCTGCTTCCCAAGGTCCTTTCCGGAGCGCTCGATCTCGTTTTCATCCGTCCTCCGGAGAAGATGGACCGAAGGCTCGAATGTAAAACTCTGCTCATGGAAACCGCAGTGGTCGCCCTTCCCCGCAGGCACGCGCTTGCACGTAACGAATGTCTGTCGCTCTCGGCGATCGCTCATCAACCGATGATCGTTCCTGATCGGCGATCTCGGCCCCACAGCCACGACTTGACCATGAAGCTGTTCGAGGACGCCGGGCTGACGCCCCGCATCGCTCAGCTCGCCGATGAAAAGCAGACGATCGTGAACATGGTTGCGGCTGGACTGGGACTGGCCGTCGTCCCCCGCTGGACCTCTCGCATGGCTGTTGCGGGCGTTCGCTTTGTTCCGCTCAAGCTGGAGCGCTTTGGAGCAGTTGGACGGCTTCCGCTCGCTGCAAGTTGGCTGCGTGGTTCCCGCGATCCTATTCGCGATACGCTTTTGACGGTCCTCGAAAAGCGGTTGCGGTCTTATGCCAAAGGTGCCTGA
- a CDS encoding MFS transporter: protein MVNEVQKRTIRRVAYRIVPFVMLLYFVAFIDRVNIGFAALTMNKDLGFSSSVYGFGAGIFFWGYFLFEVPSNIILDKVGARLWIARVMITWGLISGAMAFVQGQTSFYVLRFLLGAAEAGFFPGIILYLSYWFPARQRAGITALFMAAAPLSTVLGSPVSAALLELHGLFGLKGWQWLFLLEALPAIVLGFIVLGFMTDRPEQAKWLADDERAWLVEAMNAERAAKAGSASHSVWRGLTDLRVLALSLVYFGTSAGLYTLGVWAPQIIKGFGLSNMAVGSLNAIPPTIAVVAMYLWSRHSDRTNERTWHVVIACLVAAAGLALAGMSTGVASVIAALVLVNVGISAAKPPLWSMPTLFLAGPAAASGIATINSIGNLGGFVGPAMIGWIKDLTGSFEGGLYFVCALLLLSATLTLLLARSIGRHQAAVAH from the coding sequence GTGGTGAACGAGGTTCAGAAGCGCACGATCCGTCGAGTAGCTTACCGGATCGTGCCATTCGTGATGCTACTCTACTTCGTCGCGTTTATCGACCGAGTGAACATCGGCTTCGCAGCGCTGACGATGAACAAGGATCTTGGTTTCTCCTCCTCCGTATACGGATTTGGTGCGGGCATTTTCTTCTGGGGTTACTTCCTGTTCGAGGTGCCCTCCAACATCATTTTGGACAAGGTGGGAGCCCGACTGTGGATCGCTCGGGTCATGATCACCTGGGGCTTGATATCCGGGGCAATGGCGTTCGTCCAAGGGCAAACAAGCTTCTACGTTCTTCGCTTCTTGCTCGGCGCGGCCGAAGCTGGGTTCTTCCCAGGAATTATCCTCTATCTGTCCTATTGGTTTCCCGCGCGCCAGCGTGCCGGGATCACCGCTCTGTTCATGGCAGCGGCGCCTCTTTCAACGGTCCTCGGATCGCCCGTCTCGGCCGCTCTTCTGGAGTTGCACGGCTTGTTCGGCCTTAAGGGGTGGCAATGGCTATTTCTCCTCGAGGCGCTACCCGCCATCGTGCTTGGGTTCATCGTGCTCGGATTCATGACGGATCGGCCGGAACAGGCGAAGTGGCTTGCCGATGATGAGCGGGCCTGGCTGGTCGAGGCCATGAATGCGGAGCGGGCGGCCAAGGCAGGGTCGGCGAGCCATAGCGTCTGGCGGGGACTGACGGATCTACGCGTTCTGGCTTTGTCCCTCGTCTACTTCGGCACGTCGGCGGGACTGTACACGCTGGGGGTATGGGCGCCGCAGATCATCAAAGGCTTCGGCCTGTCGAATATGGCGGTTGGATCGCTCAATGCGATCCCGCCGACGATCGCCGTGGTGGCCATGTATCTGTGGTCAAGGCATTCGGACCGCACCAACGAACGGACGTGGCATGTAGTCATCGCTTGCCTCGTTGCGGCGGCCGGGCTCGCGCTGGCAGGCATGTCGACTGGCGTTGCTTCAGTTATCGCTGCGCTGGTGCTGGTGAACGTCGGCATCAGCGCCGCCAAGCCGCCGCTTTGGAGCATGCCGACACTGTTCCTGGCCGGTCCGGCCGCGGCGAGCGGCATCGCAACCATCAACTCCATCGGCAATCTCGGCGGCTTCGTCGGTCCGGCCATGATCGGATGGATCAAGGACCTCACCGGCAGCTTCGAGGGCGGGCTCTATTTCGTCTGCGCACTCTTGTTGTTGTCCGCCACGCTGACGTTGCTGCTCGCGCGCTCGATCGGCCGCCATCAGGCGGCCGTCGCGCACTAA
- a CDS encoding MFS transporter, with translation MSGSRVARFQFRFVILALITMLLALSSGDRATLSIAGPNMSKALGISPVELGWMFSAFAWAYVLAQVPAGWITDKLGAKLSILVGLILWSVVTFLMSGVAWLAYPFLAMLALRFLLGVFESPVGPAAGRIIAAWFPSSERGIAGAIFNSAQYVSLVIFTPLMGYLDHRFGWEHIFTVMGVLGLAFSALWFVTYYPPAQHPKVAPAELDHIRSGGGLVDLGAAPVRSAERGPKWSDLAEVFRSRMLVGIFLAQYGITSITWFFVSWFPSYLVKARGFSVLDASLVATIPAIAGFVGGVMTGFFSDWLLRRTGSLSTARKTPITIGLLMTMLIIGCNYTDSTTLILVLMSAAFFGKGFGSLGWTVVADTAPKEVIGLTGGVFNAIGNTAGITTPVAIGYILAATGSFNGALLYVGLHGLLAIISYWVIVGPIQRAVIQERPELPRAAPIPAE, from the coding sequence ATGTCAGGGAGCAGAGTGGCGCGCTTCCAATTTCGTTTCGTGATCTTGGCACTCATCACGATGTTGCTGGCACTAAGCAGCGGCGATCGAGCGACGCTCTCGATCGCGGGCCCCAATATGTCCAAGGCTCTTGGCATCAGCCCGGTCGAACTCGGCTGGATGTTTTCCGCTTTCGCATGGGCCTACGTGCTGGCTCAGGTGCCCGCTGGCTGGATCACGGACAAGCTCGGCGCAAAGCTCAGCATCCTGGTCGGATTGATCCTCTGGTCGGTCGTCACGTTCCTGATGAGCGGCGTGGCCTGGCTCGCCTATCCGTTTCTGGCCATGCTCGCCTTGCGCTTCCTGCTTGGCGTGTTCGAATCTCCAGTCGGGCCGGCTGCTGGGCGCATCATCGCTGCCTGGTTTCCATCGAGCGAGCGCGGCATTGCCGGCGCGATCTTCAACAGCGCGCAATATGTCTCCCTCGTGATCTTCACGCCTTTGATGGGCTATCTAGATCATCGCTTCGGCTGGGAGCACATCTTCACTGTGATGGGCGTCCTAGGGCTCGCATTCTCCGCCCTCTGGTTCGTCACGTACTATCCGCCTGCTCAACATCCAAAAGTCGCGCCAGCTGAACTCGATCACATTCGCTCTGGTGGCGGCCTTGTCGACCTCGGCGCAGCTCCTGTGCGCTCCGCCGAGCGCGGTCCAAAATGGTCGGATCTGGCCGAAGTCTTCCGCAGCCGCATGCTCGTCGGCATCTTCCTCGCGCAGTACGGCATTACATCCATCACCTGGTTCTTCGTCTCCTGGTTTCCGAGCTATCTCGTCAAGGCCCGCGGCTTTTCGGTACTCGACGCAAGTTTAGTGGCGACCATCCCGGCCATCGCCGGCTTCGTTGGCGGCGTCATGACCGGCTTCTTCTCAGATTGGCTTCTTCGCAGGACCGGATCGCTAAGCACCGCGAGGAAGACGCCGATTACGATTGGTCTGTTGATGACGATGCTGATCATCGGCTGCAATTACACAGACTCCACCACGTTGATCCTAGTCCTGATGAGCGCCGCCTTTTTCGGCAAGGGCTTTGGATCGCTAGGTTGGACCGTAGTGGCCGATACCGCGCCAAAAGAAGTCATCGGGCTGACCGGCGGCGTCTTCAACGCGATCGGTAATACTGCCGGCATCACGACCCCGGTTGCGATCGGCTACATCCTTGCAGCGACCGGATCCTTCAATGGCGCGCTGCTCTATGTCGGCCTCCATGGCCTACTCGCCATTATCAGCTACTGGGTCATCGTGGGCCCGATTCAACGTGCCGTCATTCAGGAAAGGCCCGAGCTTCCTCGCGCTGCGCCAATACCAGCCGAATAG
- a CDS encoding mobile mystery protein A gives MKDAIRHLDSRFAALRALSHSQRPPKGWIRAIRDALGMTTAQYAKRLGVSQPRIVELEKSEQGGSVTLNTLQRAAEALGCRLVYVLVPDRPLAEVVTKRAAEVAERQSRAIEQTMRLEDQAVEDNQAARALREQAIEDLLKRPARLWDDE, from the coding sequence ATGAAAGACGCTATCCGGCATCTCGACAGCCGCTTTGCCGCGCTCCGAGCGCTCTCGCACTCCCAGCGCCCTCCCAAGGGCTGGATTCGCGCGATCCGCGACGCCCTCGGCATGACCACCGCCCAATATGCCAAGAGGCTGGGGGTTTCGCAGCCACGCATCGTGGAACTCGAAAAATCCGAGCAAGGCGGCAGCGTAACCCTCAATACGCTTCAACGCGCGGCCGAGGCCCTCGGCTGCAGGCTGGTCTATGTGCTTGTACCCGACCGCCCCCTCGCAGAAGTTGTAACCAAGCGAGCTGCTGAGGTCGCCGAGCGGCAATCACGAGCTATCGAGCAAACGATGCGGCTCGAGGACCAAGCGGTGGAGGACAATCAGGCTGCCCGCGCGCTTCGGGAACAAGCGATCGAGGATTTGTTGAAACGCCCCGCGCGCCTCTGGGACGACGAATGA
- a CDS encoding glycerate kinase, with protein sequence MSAVWTDARARSLLRQLFDAAIASADPRIAVTTHLPPKPSGRCIVVGAGKASAAMAAVVDAAWPDVELSGVVVTRHGHAVPAGGIEVLEASHPVPDHSSEAAALRMLDAVRGLTKDDLVLALMSGGGSALMALPAPPMTLADKQAVNRALLASGATIAEMNVVRKHLSAIKGGRLALAARPARLLTLVISDIPGDDPAAIASGPTLPDASTKANAREIVRRFGIKLPDSAQAVLDGGQDTAKPGDIAEDVRIIAAPLTALDAAAQLAKREGLSAVVLGDAIEGEARELGTMMAGIARSVAQHGHPVKAPAVLLSGGETTVSIGHGRAGRGGRNTEFLLGLAVALDGAAGIWAIAGDSDGIDGTEDAAGALVTPDTLHRAAASQLDARALLTAHDSYTFFERLGDLVRTGPTLTNVNDIRAVLIAPTRQQTS encoded by the coding sequence ATGTCCGCTGTGTGGACCGACGCACGGGCTCGCAGCTTGCTGCGGCAACTCTTTGATGCCGCAATCGCGAGCGCTGATCCGCGCATAGCCGTCACGACGCATCTGCCGCCAAAGCCCAGCGGACGCTGTATTGTTGTCGGAGCCGGCAAGGCGTCCGCGGCAATGGCTGCGGTGGTCGATGCGGCCTGGCCCGACGTCGAATTGTCGGGGGTCGTTGTGACGCGGCACGGGCACGCGGTGCCGGCGGGCGGGATCGAAGTCCTTGAGGCGTCGCACCCCGTCCCGGACCACTCGAGCGAGGCCGCGGCGCTGCGGATGCTGGATGCGGTCAGAGGGCTGACGAAGGATGACCTGGTCCTAGCGTTGATGTCCGGTGGCGGGTCCGCACTGATGGCCCTTCCCGCCCCTCCGATGACCCTCGCGGACAAGCAAGCGGTAAACCGGGCATTACTCGCGAGCGGGGCGACGATTGCGGAGATGAATGTGGTGCGCAAGCACCTGTCGGCGATCAAAGGCGGTCGGCTGGCGCTTGCAGCGCGCCCTGCGCGCCTCCTCACCCTCGTGATCTCAGACATTCCGGGGGACGATCCGGCTGCGATCGCCTCCGGCCCGACGCTGCCGGATGCCAGCACGAAGGCCAATGCGCGCGAGATCGTTCGCCGTTTCGGGATCAAGCTGCCCGACTCTGCGCAAGCCGTTCTAGACGGCGGACAAGATACGGCGAAGCCTGGGGACATTGCCGAAGATGTCCGTATTATCGCCGCGCCACTCACGGCCCTTGATGCTGCAGCGCAGCTCGCCAAGCGCGAGGGATTGAGCGCTGTTGTACTTGGGGACGCAATCGAGGGGGAGGCCCGAGAGCTCGGTACCATGATGGCCGGAATTGCCCGGTCGGTCGCTCAGCACGGGCATCCTGTAAAGGCGCCGGCCGTTCTGCTTTCAGGAGGAGAGACGACAGTTAGCATCGGTCATGGCCGAGCAGGTCGTGGTGGTCGCAATACCGAGTTCTTGCTCGGACTTGCGGTGGCCCTTGATGGAGCGGCGGGCATTTGGGCCATTGCCGGGGATAGTGACGGGATTGATGGAACGGAGGATGCCGCCGGCGCTTTGGTGACGCCAGATACCTTGCATCGCGCCGCTGCGAGCCAGCTCGATGCCCGCGCGCTTCTGACGGCTCACGATAGTTACACCTTTTTCGAGCGTCTTGGTGATCTCGTTCGAACAGGTCCCACTCTCACAAATGTCAATGACATTCGGGCCGTTCTGATTGCGCCGACTAGGCAACAGACGTCGTAA
- a CDS encoding tartrate dehydrogenase — translation MKTYNVAAIPGDGIGSEVVDAGVEVLKALAKRDGAFTFHFDHFDWGGEYYKRHGRMMPENGRDLIRNHDAILFGSAGHPEIPDHITLWGLRLAICQPFDQYANVRPTRILPGITSPLRAVKDKELDWVIVRENSEGEYAGVGGRVHQGSPLEAATDVAMFTRAGVERIMRFAFGLARSRPRKLLTVVTKSNAQRHAMVMWDEIAAEVAREFSDVTWDKMLVDAMTMRMVMRPQSLDTIVATNLHADVLSDLAAALAGSLGIAPTANLNPERKFPSMFEPIHGSAFDITGKGIANPVGTFWSAVMMLEHLGENAAAQRLMKAIERVTANPELHTPDLGGSANTRKVTDAVVSAIQAENA, via the coding sequence ATGAAGACCTACAACGTTGCGGCAATCCCAGGCGACGGTATCGGCTCCGAAGTTGTGGATGCCGGCGTCGAAGTTCTTAAGGCGCTGGCGAAGCGCGATGGGGCATTCACCTTTCACTTCGACCACTTTGATTGGGGTGGGGAATATTATAAGCGGCATGGCCGCATGATGCCCGAAAACGGGCGCGATCTGATCCGTAATCACGATGCAATCCTGTTTGGCTCCGCAGGGCACCCAGAAATTCCGGACCACATCACGCTTTGGGGCCTGCGGCTCGCGATCTGTCAGCCGTTCGATCAATATGCGAATGTGCGTCCGACCCGCATCCTTCCCGGCATCACCTCGCCCTTGCGTGCCGTCAAGGACAAGGAGCTCGACTGGGTCATCGTTCGGGAAAATTCGGAAGGCGAGTATGCGGGCGTCGGCGGACGGGTCCATCAGGGATCTCCTTTGGAGGCAGCAACCGATGTCGCTATGTTCACGCGCGCCGGTGTGGAGCGGATCATGCGCTTTGCCTTCGGCCTTGCACGGTCTCGTCCCCGCAAGTTGTTGACCGTCGTGACGAAATCCAATGCACAGCGGCATGCAATGGTCATGTGGGATGAAATTGCAGCGGAGGTCGCGCGCGAGTTTTCTGACGTGACGTGGGACAAGATGCTGGTCGATGCCATGACGATGCGCATGGTCATGCGCCCGCAGAGCCTCGATACGATCGTGGCTACCAATCTCCATGCTGATGTGCTGTCCGACCTTGCCGCTGCCCTTGCCGGTTCGCTTGGCATCGCCCCGACCGCCAATCTCAATCCCGAGCGCAAATTCCCATCGATGTTCGAGCCCATCCATGGCTCCGCCTTCGACATCACAGGCAAGGGCATTGCCAATCCCGTCGGGACATTCTGGTCGGCGGTTATGATGCTTGAGCATCTGGGGGAGAATGCAGCCGCGCAGCGGCTCATGAAGGCAATCGAGCGCGTCACCGCCAACCCCGAACTGCATACGCCAGACCTTGGAGGATCGGCGAACACCCGCAAGGTGACAGACGCTGTCGTGAGCGCGATCCAAGCGGAAAACGCGTGA
- a CDS encoding beta-propeller fold lactonase family protein produces MNRAVSLSRRTFVGLLAAAGLSPRAVAAQNTARAVLYVAVGSELMCYEADDTKLALQKIDTIRVPEAVQYAWKHPSKPLLYVAFSNRYTSKADDRHGVAVYAIDQDTGRLQQFGEPVFLKNRPVNLTLDPAGRYLLVAYNMPSDLTVHALGENGSIGVEIKQSGSIDAGIYAHQVRVSPSGKLVVLPTRGNDPGAGKPEDPGALKVFRFEAGQLSHETSITKGNGLGFGPRHVDFHPEKPWMFVSMERNNQLLVYGTSDEGIDPKPLFERYTAENHEARLPVQFVGPIHVHPNGRFVYLANRSDGTIDFAGRKVHGEGENTVAVFSINPASGEPTLIQTIDTLTFHCRTFSIHPAGRMLVTAAVAPLDVRDGGAVRTVPAGLTVFDVADDGKLNFARKYEVDIGKDWMFWCGMVAL; encoded by the coding sequence ATGAACCGCGCAGTGTCACTCAGCCGCCGTACGTTTGTAGGCCTCCTTGCCGCAGCGGGGCTATCGCCACGAGCAGTTGCTGCGCAGAACACAGCTCGCGCGGTCCTCTACGTCGCAGTTGGGTCCGAGCTGATGTGTTACGAGGCCGACGACACGAAGCTCGCCTTGCAGAAAATTGACACTATTCGCGTGCCAGAGGCGGTTCAGTACGCCTGGAAGCATCCATCAAAGCCGCTGCTCTACGTGGCTTTTAGCAACCGGTATACCTCCAAGGCTGACGACCGGCACGGGGTCGCGGTCTATGCGATCGATCAAGACACGGGGCGGCTGCAGCAATTTGGAGAGCCTGTCTTTCTCAAGAACCGCCCAGTTAACCTCACGCTCGATCCGGCAGGGCGCTATCTGCTTGTTGCTTACAACATGCCGTCAGATCTGACCGTCCATGCGCTCGGGGAGAACGGCTCCATCGGAGTTGAAATCAAGCAGTCCGGCTCAATCGATGCCGGCATCTATGCTCACCAAGTCCGTGTCTCACCGTCTGGCAAGCTCGTCGTGCTTCCGACGCGCGGCAACGATCCGGGCGCCGGCAAGCCCGAAGATCCCGGAGCCCTGAAAGTCTTCCGATTTGAAGCGGGGCAGCTTTCGCATGAGACTTCGATCACTAAAGGAAACGGACTTGGCTTCGGCCCGCGGCACGTCGACTTTCATCCGGAAAAACCGTGGATGTTCGTATCGATGGAACGCAACAACCAGCTGCTGGTCTATGGGACGAGTGACGAAGGCATCGATCCTAAGCCGCTGTTCGAAAGATATACTGCTGAAAACCACGAAGCTAGGCTACCGGTCCAGTTCGTCGGCCCCATCCACGTGCACCCCAACGGCCGGTTCGTCTATCTTGCCAACCGCTCGGACGGAACGATCGATTTCGCGGGCCGAAAGGTCCATGGGGAGGGAGAAAATACTGTCGCCGTGTTTTCGATCAATCCCGCAAGCGGAGAGCCGACGCTCATCCAGACCATTGATACCCTGACCTTCCATTGCAGGACATTCTCAATCCATCCGGCCGGACGAATGCTGGTCACAGCTGCGGTTGCGCCGCTTGACGTTCGCGACGGTGGCGCCGTTCGGACGGTTCCAGCAGGGTTGACAGTATTCGACGTCGCCGACGATGGCAAACTGAACTTCGCTCGCAAATACGAGGTCGATATCGGCAAAGATTGGATGTTCTGGTGTGGAATGGTTGCTCTCTGA